AATTATCAGATCTGTCTGAGTCCTGCCATACTTAATTCttcaaacatatataatatatataatgcaAATACGTTGGAAACTAGTAGTGAAGATTGCATAAATAGTACTGTAACACATTTTGGTTCGGTTTTAAGTTGATTCCTTTGTTTATCTGAGTGATAATGTTCATATTATCGATAACTTTGTTTATCCCTCTTatgatattgttcattttacttataattttcaaatgttaagatatattagtttaaataagtttgagtttagattTAGTGTGATAGCttcgattcaaatttgaactaaccCCAAGCTCATATCGACTCAAATTGAATCTACCCTTTGCTGCCAAAACATAGAAACTATTTACTTTctctttaaaaaatcatttatgaataatttcttaattacaCTGCTTTATTTGTAGCAGGAAGATGGGTGGGTGGTGTGCAGGGTTTTTAGGAAGAAGAATCACCATACATGTTTCCAAGTAGGTGGAGAAGAAGAATATTTCACTCATAATACGAAAGCTACAGGTTCTTCTTCAGCTCCTCTGGAACCTAAACAAAGTCATCTGCAACCACCACATGACTATACATTTGATGCTTCCATGCATCTTCCACAGTTGTTCAGTCCGGAATCAGCTCTTGCCCCATCCTTTGTTTCACCAATCTCTTTGAACGCCATGGATCCTGACTTCTCCCAAAGCCTGTTAAGGCTAACATCAACCACTTCTTCTGCTGGACTCATGCAACAAGACATCAGGTTGAATGGTGATTGGTCATTTCTAGACAAACTTCTTGCTTCTCATCAACCGGGTTCTTCAACTACTCATCAGAAATTCCCATTTCAATATCTTGGCTGTGAGACtgacatttttaaattttccaagTAGAGTTCACCAAGTATAACATTTTCATGTTCAATATGCAtggattatttttatcatatatattaagcTGTGGAACACCCAGTGGTGGGCTTGTATTAACTAACTACTTTGACTGATTTCTGAGTTTGCTTTTTTCAGAATCAAACTGCATATACATAATTTCACCCTTATATATGGTATGTTATTCCAATGGCTGGTGGAGAATGCTAGCTTACAGTGTATCTTTTTCCTGggaaaaatacaagaaaatattCTGATGGAGAGGGCATATATACGGTGAGGAGTGAGAGCAAAATATTTAGCCACTCACGTCCAACTCTGACTGTAAGAGCTTAAATTATTGAATACAGATTTCCACTGTAAGATCTCAAAGAGCAAAAATTTCCCAATTACGAACAGATTAACCATCTTTTCATCTCGATATCGAAACAAAACAAACAGTACACAAGAACCTGGGTTGTGTTTCTACCCATTGATACTTAAATTCAGTATGGTATGTGAATAGAGTAAtaagacaaaacaaaaataaaaaaagacaaacaaacaagcataaaaatgagataatcactaaatcacataattatactgtataaatattatctacTTTTGATAATTCACTTTTCCAATATTCCACATCAATTAATGATACTGAAACAAGCAAAACTACGATACTGTGTACAAATCTTGACAGAAAACCAGATTACACATTAACTAATTTGTATTCCTCAGTACTCAACCATCTACAAACTGCAGGtaataataggtataaataaattgacttGTCATCTCATTATTTGGTTTGAACCGTATACAATTTGGCAAAATAATGACGTTACCTTTGAGAGTACCTAGAAGGTCAATGGCTGTTCTCAAATGTTTTTCCAACCATATTTTCATGCCTTTCCAGCATTTCTCGTCAGATGGCAGTAACTGCTAGTGCTGTAAATCTTTATTGTACTCCAAACCAAAACATAACTTAATTGACTTCCTAAATAAATATGTTTCGAGAAACTTTATAAAATGTCAATCCAATCAGCTTACATATATTGGgaaaaaaaacttgaatctTTGAAGATGCATGTCATGCCACAGTAATTTTACTGTAAACATGACTTTGTATACTGAAGCTAACAGCCAATATCCTGATAGAAATGGAGGATCCTTGGCAATGAAGAACATATCTGTCATTTAAAGACCCAAAATTCAGCTTCAACCTGAAAACATCTACCCATACTCAACCTCTGTACAGACAATCAACATAACTGAGGGCCACACAGCCCCTTGAAAAACTAATACCATAACCAGAAGAGCACAGCCATAATCACTGAACCGAGTTATGCACACCATTACCATTGCTATACACACCATTTAATGATCCATTTGACGACTTAATACCATTTCCATTTTGATGGACTTTTCCCATTGGTTTTCCGTTACTCAATCCATTAGTCAATACCTTGCTTGCATGGCCATACTTTAGGACTGTATCCAACTGCCCACATGCTGCTGCTATAAGCCCTGCAACATGACAGACAATGAAATTTGAGCCAAACATTATAGGATCGATCTTCATTGAGAGGCTTAACATAAGACTAAATACATTGGTAGGTATTAGAAAATTAACTACCTAAGAAAACTGCCGAGGGTTTTCCTGGTCTGGACTTGAATTCAGGATGGAATTGAACACCAACAAAGTATGGATGACTAGGCAGCTCAATtatctgcaaaaaaaaaaaaaccaaaaaagttGCTAGTAACCATAGTATCATATGACAATATAAGTTTTTGCACTTGTTTCAAGCCACTAAATATGGATTCTGTGAAATACAAATGACCTAGCTGGCTACTTTCAGAAAACTCACTTCCATGCGTTGTCCACTTTCATCTCTGCCAACAAATGATAGACCAGCACTTTCAAGTTGTGATACCATATCAGGATTGACCtataagacaatttttttttttttttaaatttcagaaacCTGAATATTTTAAGAGCAAAATGCAATGCATGTCTTCTGATGGGCATACTTTACCTCATATCTATGTCGATGCCGCTCATCAACAAATCTAGCATTGCCATACCTGCACAAAATTCCAAATCATTGAAAATCTATCAACCAGAATGCGTAATATCCAATATTAGACGGTACATAAGTGCAGGTCATAGTCCTCACAATTTTGCAGACTTGCAGTCAGCAACCTTAAAATATGTCCTCCTTGATCCCAGACGCATCGTTCCTCCCATGTGAGTTTTTGAACCCTATACAGGACACGGTTAGAACAATAAATACAGGCTAAAGTGAATAGAAACCAAGTTAAAAAACATGTAGAATTATATACCTCTGGCATAAATATGACACAAGGATTTGAAGTTTCAGGATCAAACTCCGTGCTGTTTGCATTGTGCAACCCAAGGACAGAACGAGCAAACTCGATAACAGCAATTTGCATCCCCAGGCAAATGCCTAGGAATGGCACTTTGTTCTCACGAGCATACTTTGCAGCAAGAATTTTCCCTTGGACTCCTCTATCGCCAAACCCTCCAGGAACTAGCACGCCATCAGCGCTCTGCATTAAAAGAAGTTCAtaagaagaatgaagaaaaaaattggataaacCATATATAATGAAAACAGCATCGATTCAAAAGACTAATTAGAACCAATCAACCCACAAAGCATATTCACCTTCAATAGATTCCAAGCAGCTTTATAAGCATCAGGTGCCTGCAAGGGGATACAAATCAATGCATATATCCAGAAAGCAGTATGGCTAtctaaaatcatataaagtACAGCAATAATAAAGAACACTTACCTCTTCAGCAGTAGCATCTTCAAGGTCAGCAGCTGCAATCCATTCTACAATAAGTTTCCGACGGCAAGCAACAGAAGCATGCAATAGAGCCTATAACAACTTAACATcagaatcaaattataatataacttcAAAATCTGTACAAATTACACATGATTCGATGCTCAGCATCATATACAAAGAATGTATGGTACTAAACTTAAGAATTACATTAAGGAGGATGCTAATTCCAATAGAATTAATTACTATGTACGGACACGGAGGGCTCAAGAAGGGAGAAAAGAGACTAGGTCTATTTTTGGTGTGAGAAATCTAAGGCTTGCAAAAATAAGTTCTCCTGAAGCAAAGGTTGGGCTTTTAATGCAAAGAAGCAAAATCAAGGAGAAGATGGCATTGCATTTTCAAATCAACAAGGATTTGTATGTGCATTGTGATGCAAAAAGGATGGAAACACAAAAAAAGGCATCATTAAGTGGAAGCTCATTACGGTTTTGGACAGGATAGAGTACCAGATTACCCATTATTTTGATTGGAACTTCTAAATCCAGAAATGCAAATCAATAACAGAATTACATTAAAACAGATACCAATATAGACATATCTATCCTTGCAGATCTCCAAATGTTCACCAAATTCTTAACCAGAGACTGTTTCTAGACAAAGCATTCACCTTCAAAACAGACAGGTAAGCATCTGACAAGCCAGTGTACTTCCCAACCATTGCAATTTTAACCTGTAAAACATATGTCAGTTAAAAACATGGTACTTAGGATTATGCagacataaaacataaatatcaattttaccgGAGGCTTGACACCCACTGGATCATGCAATATATCATAAACTTCAGTCCTGGACGTCCATTCATGCAAATCAGGCTTCCTGGCAACACTGCAAATAACAAGGAGTTTAATATACTAGTAAAAGAAAGGCCTGATGCTGCAACATCAACAATGCTAAACTGTCAATACCTAAGAGAGGCTAAAGAGGAAGAAATCATACAGAAGATGGAATTTGAAGGAAATTATACAACAAAGAAGAAGTAAGTTTGTATGACAAACCCTAAAAGATTTAATCCCTTCAAGATAGCTTCATGTGCCCTTTGATCCTATTAGTCATCAGTGAAGAAGGAAACCcacaaaaacaatcaaaagtTACATGCTTTTGCTTCTCAGAGTTACATAGCCAAATACAGCTTCAGACGTAATATTAACAAACTTACTCTCAGTAATAATGGTACATGCCAAATGTTTGGAACATCATATAAAGTAACAATGTTTTCCTCCTGCAAACAACAATTTTGGATAGATTAAGTAACTGATaaatctaaaatgaaaaaaaatagtaaataaaacaTCATTGATGCTATATACCGCTACATGGCAAAACTGAGAGAGTTTTGTCTTAACATTCTCGTCAAGTGCCTGTTCAAGAGAAATAAGAAATTCAGAAACATAAGCCTACCTCTGACATTTTCAGTTAAGAAAATGTGCAAATATCAGAAAGGAAGAGGGGCACACCTTTGTACTGCGACAAGCTAGAAGATTCGGCGTCAACCCAAGTCCTCTAAGTAACTTGACACTATGCTGGGTGGGCTTTGTCTTCTATAATTGGAAAATACAAAAGATGTATATGGTATGCTTCAGTCAGTTTCACAGCTATGAAATTTAAATCTAGCATGtaaaatttatgctgaatacaCAGTACAGAAATTGTCTAGACACACTTGTTCACCAACAACATTGAGAACAGGGACAAGGCTGACATGAACCAAGCAGAAATTGCCAAGACCTACAACAAACAACAGTAGGTCAGATAATCTTGTACTTGAAGGAGATATCTGAAAACAAATTCATTTGCATGGACCTGTAAAG
The genomic region above belongs to Mangifera indica cultivar Alphonso chromosome 15, CATAS_Mindica_2.1, whole genome shotgun sequence and contains:
- the LOC123198231 gene encoding protein SOMBRERO-like — encoded protein: MDGNGQLSVPPGFRFHPTDEELVYYYLRKKVSYEAIDLDVIREVDLNKLEPWDLKEKCRIGSGPQNEWYFFSHKDKKYPTGTRTNRATTAGFWKATGRDKAIHLTNSKRIGMRKTLVFYTGRAPHGQKTDWIMHEYRLVDHNSEVQEDGWVVCRVFRKKNHHTCFQVGGEEEYFTHNTKATGSSSAPLEPKQSHLQPPHDYTFDASMHLPQLFSPESALAPSFVSPISLNAMDPDFSQSLLRLTSTTSSAGLMQQDIRLNGDWSFLDKLLASHQPGSSTTHQKFPFQYLGCETDIFKFSK
- the LOC123198144 gene encoding CTP synthase isoform X1, which encodes MKYVLVTGGVVSGLGKGVAASSIGLLLKECGLRVTSIKIDPYLNMDAGTMSPFEHGEVFVLDDGGEVDLDLGNYERFLDIKLTRDNNITTGKIYQSVIEKERKGDYLGKTVQVVPHITDAIQEWIERVSMIPVDGKEGPADVCVIELGGTIGDIESMPFIEALGQFSYRVGLGNFCLVHVSLVPVLNVVGEQKTKPTQHSVKLLRGLGLTPNLLACRSTKALDENVKTKLSQFCHVAEENIVTLYDVPNIWHVPLLLRDQRAHEAILKGLNLLGVARKPDLHEWTSRTEVYDILHDPVGVKPPVKIAMVGKYTGLSDAYLSVLKALLHASVACRRKLIVEWIAAADLEDATAEEAPDAYKAAWNLLKSADGVLVPGGFGDRGVQGKILAAKYARENKVPFLGICLGMQIAVIEFARSVLGLHNANSTEFDPETSNPCVIFMPEGSKTHMGGTMRLGSRRTYFKVADCKSAKLYGNARFVDERHRHRYEVNPDMVSQLESAGLSFVGRDESGQRMEIIELPSHPYFVGVQFHPEFKSRPGKPSAVFLGLIAAACGQLDTVLKYGHASKVLTNGLSNGKPMGKVHQNGNGIKSSNGSLNGVYSNGNGVHNSVQ
- the LOC123198144 gene encoding CTP synthase isoform X2, producing MKYVLVTGGVVSGLGKGVAASSIGLLLKECGLRVTSIKIDPYLNMDAGTMSPFEHGEVFVLDDGGEVDLDLGNYERFLDIKLTRDNNITTGKIYQSVIEKERKGDYLGKTVQVVPHITDAIQEWIERVSMIPVDGKEGPADVCVIELGGTIGDIESMPFIEALGQFSYRVGLGNFCLVHVSLVPVLNVVGEQKTKPTQHSVKLLRGLGLTPNLLACRSTKALDENVKTKLSQFCHVAEENIVTLYDVPNIWHVPLLLRDQRAHEAILKGLNLLGVARKPDLHEWTSRTEVYDILHDPVKIAMVGKYTGLSDAYLSVLKALLHASVACRRKLIVEWIAAADLEDATAEEAPDAYKAAWNLLKSADGVLVPGGFGDRGVQGKILAAKYARENKVPFLGICLGMQIAVIEFARSVLGLHNANSTEFDPETSNPCVIFMPEGSKTHMGGTMRLGSRRTYFKVADCKSAKLYGNARFVDERHRHRYEVNPDMVSQLESAGLSFVGRDESGQRMEIIELPSHPYFVGVQFHPEFKSRPGKPSAVFLGLIAAACGQLDTVLKYGHASKVLTNGLSNGKPMGKVHQNGNGIKSSNGSLNGVYSNGNGVHNSVQ